In the Candidatus Rhodoblastus alkanivorans genome, one interval contains:
- a CDS encoding glycosyltransferase family 4 protein translates to MKICIVTDAWRPQVNGVVVTLSNLIAAGEKLGHEFVVIGPDQFHTIAAPSYPEIRLALTSPKAVGELIRAHRPDHIHIATEGPLGVAASYWCPRNGELFTTSYHTRFPEYVEARWPIPAAWSYAALRRFHSGSAGLMVATQTLADDLSARGFQRPMLWPRGVDQTLFRPVEDLPTELKSLPRPFFLYCGRVAPEKNIEAFLTLDLPGSKIVVGDGPSRLPLQERFPKALFVGVKARHNLAPYYSAADVFVFPSRTDTFGNVMIEALACGAPVAAFPVPGPIDVITDPRVGLLSEDLRAACLGALQLSRADCRAHAARYTWPESARIFIDNIFRARAAALTRRASA, encoded by the coding sequence ATGAAAATCTGTATCGTCACGGACGCCTGGCGTCCCCAGGTCAACGGCGTCGTCGTCACCCTTTCCAACCTCATCGCGGCGGGCGAAAAGCTCGGCCATGAATTCGTGGTGATCGGCCCGGACCAGTTCCACACCATCGCCGCGCCGTCCTATCCCGAAATCCGGCTGGCGCTCACCAGCCCCAAGGCGGTCGGCGAATTGATCCGCGCCCATCGGCCCGACCATATCCATATCGCCACCGAAGGCCCGCTCGGCGTCGCTGCGAGCTATTGGTGCCCGCGCAACGGCGAATTGTTCACCACCTCCTACCACACCCGTTTTCCCGAATATGTCGAGGCGCGCTGGCCGATCCCCGCCGCCTGGTCCTACGCCGCCCTGCGCCGGTTCCATTCCGGGAGCGCCGGCCTGATGGTCGCGACCCAGACCCTCGCCGACGATCTTTCCGCGCGGGGGTTCCAGCGTCCCATGTTGTGGCCGCGCGGCGTGGACCAGACCCTGTTCCGCCCGGTCGAGGATTTGCCGACGGAACTCAAAAGCCTGCCGCGCCCATTTTTCCTTTATTGCGGCCGGGTCGCGCCGGAAAAGAACATCGAGGCATTTCTCACCCTCGACCTGCCGGGCTCGAAGATCGTGGTCGGCGACGGACCGTCGCGCCTGCCTCTGCAGGAGCGTTTCCCGAAAGCGCTGTTCGTCGGCGTCAAGGCGCGGCACAATCTGGCGCCTTATTATTCGGCGGCCGATGTCTTCGTCTTCCCCAGCCGCACCGACACTTTCGGCAATGTGATGATCGAGGCCCTGGCCTGCGGCGCGCCAGTCGCGGCCTTTCCCGTCCCCGGCCCGATCGACGTCATCACCGATCCGCGCGTCGGGCTCCTGAGCGAGGACCTGCGCGCCGCCTGCCTCGGCGCGCTCCAACTTTCGCGCGCCGACTGCCGGGCGCATGCCGCGCGCTACACCTGGCCGGAAAGCGCGCGCATCTTCATCGACAATATTTTCCGCGCCCGCGCCGCGGCGCTGACCCGGCGCGCCTCGGCCTGA
- a CDS encoding DUF938 domain-containing protein, which yields MIDPRLHAPAVARNRDAILAILRGVLPRRGLALEIGSGTGEHIVHFAAALPLLTFQPSDIDPNARASIDAWVAWKRTWNVRPAIALDARRPPRPICTADAVFCIDLLHVAPWPATEGLFYQAYDLLPPGARLFIHGPFLRDGVETAPALRAFDARLRAQNPEWGLRELAAVEAVARDNDFSELEIIETAANNLGLIFRKL from the coding sequence ATGATCGATCCCCGCCTCCACGCGCCGGCGGTCGCCCGCAACCGCGACGCCATTCTCGCGATTCTGCGCGGCGTTCTGCCGCGGAGAGGGCTGGCGCTCGAAATCGGCAGCGGCACCGGCGAGCATATCGTCCATTTCGCCGCCGCCCTGCCGCTCCTGACGTTTCAACCGTCGGACATCGATCCCAACGCGAGGGCGAGCATCGACGCCTGGGTCGCCTGGAAGCGGACATGGAATGTGCGGCCTGCCATCGCGCTCGACGCCCGGCGTCCGCCGCGGCCTATCTGCACGGCCGACGCCGTTTTTTGCATCGACTTGCTTCATGTCGCGCCCTGGCCTGCGACCGAGGGGCTGTTCTATCAGGCTTATGACCTGCTCCCGCCGGGCGCCAGGCTTTTTATCCATGGCCCGTTCTTGCGCGACGGCGTCGAAACCGCGCCGGCCCTTCGCGCTTTCGACGCTCGTTTGCGCGCGCAAAATCCGGAATGGGGTTTGCGCGAACTTGCGGCGGTCGAGGCCGTGGCGCGGGACAACGACTTTTCGGAACTGGAGATCATTGAAACGGCCGCGAACAATCTGGGCCTAATCTTCCGAAAGCTTTAG
- a CDS encoding DUF938 domain-containing protein yields the protein MTDPRLFAPAAARNREPILDVLRQILPSKGLALEIASGSGEHAAYFAAAFPGLQFQPSDPDPGARASIDAWIAASALPNVRPAVALDASRPPWPLSWADAILCINMAHISPWAATEGLFRHAYEILAPGAVLYLYGPFARAGVATAESNLAFDAWLRGQNPEWGLRDLAAVEAVARDNDFSAPRIVEMPANNLSVIFRRI from the coding sequence ATGACCGATCCGCGCCTCTTCGCTCCAGCCGCCGCCCGCAACCGCGAGCCGATTCTCGACGTCCTGCGCCAGATCCTTCCGTCGAAAGGGCTGGCGCTCGAAATCGCCAGCGGCTCCGGCGAGCATGCCGCTTATTTCGCCGCCGCGTTTCCCGGCCTGCAGTTTCAGCCTTCCGACCCCGACCCGGGAGCGCGGGCGAGCATTGACGCCTGGATCGCGGCGAGCGCCCTGCCCAATGTCCGGCCGGCGGTCGCGCTCGACGCGTCGCGCCCGCCCTGGCCTTTGTCCTGGGCCGATGCGATCCTGTGCATCAACATGGCTCACATCTCGCCCTGGGCGGCGACCGAGGGCCTGTTCCGCCATGCCTATGAAATACTCGCCCCCGGCGCGGTCCTTTATCTCTATGGCCCCTTCGCGCGGGCGGGAGTGGCGACGGCGGAGAGCAATCTCGCCTTCGACGCCTGGCTGCGCGGGCAGAATCCGGAATGGGGCCTGCGCGATCTCGCCGCCGTCGAGGCGGTCGCGCGGGACAACGATTTTTCCGCGCCGCGGATCGTCGAAATGCCGGCGAACAATCTGAGCGTCATCTTCCGCCGCATCTAA